In a single window of the Allobranchiibius huperziae genome:
- a CDS encoding helical backbone metal receptor, whose protein sequence is MQPLDDLGHPLDLLSPARRVVSLVPSLTEALAHDRPEAVVGATEWCTHPADLDVRRVRGTKNPDLSAIRALRPDVVIANREENRELDVRRLRDAGIAVWVTEIADVTGALDSLARMVAALGLPRPQWLAGAREVWAAPPTLPPVAAAIAVWRDPWMVVGGGTFAGDVLQRLGLVNAYADAERYPRADVAEIERVAQLVVLPDEPYVFTADDGPEAFTSPTALVSGRALTWYGPSLVSARAELTEAMRPALPGG, encoded by the coding sequence GTGCAGCCACTCGACGATCTGGGACACCCGCTGGACCTCCTCTCGCCGGCTCGCCGGGTGGTCTCCCTGGTGCCGTCGCTGACCGAGGCGCTCGCGCACGATCGTCCGGAGGCCGTCGTGGGCGCGACCGAATGGTGCACGCACCCCGCCGATCTCGACGTACGCCGGGTGCGGGGCACGAAGAACCCGGACCTCTCGGCGATCCGGGCGCTGCGACCCGACGTGGTGATCGCCAACAGAGAAGAGAACCGCGAGCTGGACGTGCGGCGGCTGCGTGACGCGGGGATCGCGGTATGGGTCACCGAGATCGCTGACGTCACAGGGGCGTTGGACTCCCTCGCGCGGATGGTCGCCGCCCTCGGCTTGCCGCGGCCGCAGTGGCTAGCCGGCGCCCGGGAGGTGTGGGCAGCACCACCCACCTTGCCACCGGTCGCCGCGGCGATCGCGGTGTGGCGCGACCCCTGGATGGTCGTCGGCGGGGGCACCTTCGCCGGCGACGTGCTGCAGCGGCTCGGCCTGGTCAACGCGTACGCCGATGCGGAGCGCTACCCGCGTGCGGACGTCGCCGAGATCGAGCGTGTCGCGCAGCTGGTCGTCCTGCCCGACGAGCCGTACGTGTTCACGGCCGACGACGGTCCCGAGGCGTTCACGAGTCCGACCGCGCTCGTCTCCGGCCGCGCTCTCACCTGGTACGGCCCGTCGCTGGTCAGCGCGCGAGCAGAGCTGACCGAGGCGATGCGGCCGGCGCTGCCGGGCGGCTGA
- a CDS encoding VOC family protein produces MDTVDNAQIRAAGLDDWRKLAQALHARYAVPDYAAAAKFIAAVADAAESANHHPDVRLTYGVVDLSLCTHEAGLWVTQKDLDLAGEISRIAAEHGLAARPLEVTQLELALDTADDDRVGPFWSALLTGSPDNRIHDSVFDPTGRVPSLWFQGTDEHETPRQRWHFDLWIAPEVASDRIAAAVAAGGTVVDDEEAPAFTVLADPDGNRVCVCTTSGREG; encoded by the coding sequence ATGGACACCGTCGACAACGCACAGATCCGCGCCGCGGGGCTGGACGACTGGCGCAAGCTCGCCCAGGCGCTGCACGCCCGCTACGCCGTCCCCGACTACGCCGCTGCCGCGAAGTTCATCGCGGCGGTCGCTGACGCGGCCGAGTCCGCGAACCACCATCCGGACGTCCGCCTCACCTACGGCGTGGTGGACCTGTCGCTGTGCACGCACGAGGCCGGGCTGTGGGTCACGCAGAAGGACCTCGACCTGGCCGGGGAGATCAGCCGGATCGCCGCCGAGCACGGCCTGGCCGCCCGACCCCTCGAGGTCACACAGCTGGAGCTGGCGCTCGACACTGCTGATGACGACCGCGTCGGGCCGTTCTGGTCTGCGCTGCTCACCGGCAGCCCGGACAACCGCATTCACGACTCCGTCTTCGACCCGACCGGCCGCGTGCCGAGCCTGTGGTTCCAGGGCACCGACGAGCACGAGACCCCCCGTCAACGCTGGCATTTCGACCTCTGGATCGCGCCAGAGGTCGCCTCCGACCGCATCGCAGCCGCCGTCGCCGCGGGCGGCACGGTCGTCGACGACGAGGAGGCGCCCGCCTTCACGGTGCTGGCCGACCCGGACGGCAACCGGGTGTGCGTGTGCACCACGAGCGGCCGGGAGGGCTGA
- a CDS encoding esterase/lipase family protein, with translation MTRRRIGQACAGVALVGGFCVAQTAPAQAAAPDYPVGGSASGYASWVSTPDANPPGVNVPCTPSAAHPRPVVLLEGTTSRITHSFARIGPLLADQGYCVYGLNYGDTQLTASTGGVIGAMGDIPTSARQVSGFVDKVLAQTGAAKVDIVGWSQGGGPLPRYYLQNLGGASKVDSLVGLAPSNYGTSFFGVLSLIGAVQNATGVDFLSASGAPAFDQQLNTSPFTKALNAHGDTVPGVHYTVIETRLDDVVTPYTNAFLKGPGATNIVLQQQCPLDGTDHLGIIYDNNAIQDVLNALGPRVPNFKPSCQAALPLVGTPGLGGLPG, from the coding sequence ATGACGAGACGACGTATCGGTCAGGCTTGCGCGGGTGTCGCCCTGGTGGGCGGCTTCTGCGTAGCGCAGACGGCTCCCGCACAGGCAGCCGCCCCCGACTACCCGGTCGGCGGTTCCGCCTCGGGCTACGCGAGCTGGGTCTCCACACCTGATGCCAACCCGCCCGGTGTGAACGTGCCGTGTACGCCGAGCGCGGCGCACCCGCGTCCGGTGGTGCTGCTGGAAGGCACCACCTCCCGCATCACCCACTCCTTCGCCCGGATCGGACCGCTGCTCGCCGACCAGGGCTATTGCGTCTACGGACTGAATTACGGCGACACCCAGCTCACCGCCTCCACCGGCGGCGTGATCGGCGCGATGGGCGACATCCCGACCTCGGCCCGACAGGTGTCCGGGTTCGTGGACAAGGTGCTCGCGCAGACAGGCGCCGCGAAGGTCGACATCGTCGGCTGGTCGCAGGGCGGCGGTCCGCTGCCCCGCTATTACCTGCAGAACCTCGGCGGCGCGTCGAAGGTCGATTCGCTCGTCGGCCTCGCGCCGTCCAACTACGGCACGAGCTTCTTCGGTGTCCTGAGCCTGATCGGCGCGGTCCAGAACGCCACCGGCGTCGACTTCCTGAGCGCCTCCGGCGCCCCCGCGTTCGACCAGCAGCTCAACACCTCGCCGTTCACCAAGGCTCTGAACGCGCACGGCGACACCGTGCCCGGGGTGCACTACACGGTGATCGAGACCCGGCTGGACGACGTCGTGACGCCGTACACCAACGCCTTCCTCAAGGGCCCCGGAGCGACGAACATCGTCCTGCAGCAGCAGTGCCCGCTCGACGGCACGGATCACCTCGGAATCATCTACGACAACAACGCGATTCAGGACGTGCTGAACGCGCTTGGGCCACGGGTGCCGAACTTCAAGCCCTCCTGCCAGGCGGCGCTCCCGCTCGTCGGGACACCGGGGCTGGGCGGCCTGCCGGGGTAG
- a CDS encoding dihydroxyacetone kinase family protein, translating into MAKKLINDPLEVVRESMEGVVLTQPGTAILRDRTIVVRRDRLSHGPNTDLPVALISGGGAGHEPAHAGYVASGMLTAAVSGGVFSSPSVDAVLDGIRAVTGTGGALLIVKSYTGDRLNFGLAAELARSEGYDVRMVVVGDDVALADDDENAGRRGLAGTVLVHKTAGALAERGGSLDDVTALARAVATGVGTMGLGLTPCVVPGSDEPGADIAEDGVELGLGIHGEPGVTSVDMAPADDLAGRLVDGVVQDRGFESGAHVVALINSTGGTPPMELAIVARAAVKLLQQKGIRVDRLYQGLVMTSLEMAGCSVSLLATDVHPDLLTLLDAPTASIGWPSRGASDVPGLVQVEVPAAAWSPQEEEGVDDRICAGGIERACNALLAAEEELTLMDKVVGDGDLGTALARGARSWLGEPQTGDARHQLRALAAVVRREVGGTSGPLYAAGLLRAAEAVGADGDWAAALQAASEGVQELGGAKAGDRTMVDALAPAATEATAGLGAAQAAARRGADATTSQVARRGRSSYLGDRVKGHPDPGAVAVTVWLDALSD; encoded by the coding sequence ATGGCCAAGAAGCTGATCAACGACCCGCTCGAGGTGGTGCGGGAGTCGATGGAGGGGGTGGTGCTCACCCAGCCGGGCACCGCGATCCTGCGCGACCGCACCATCGTCGTACGCCGTGACCGCCTGAGCCACGGACCGAACACCGACCTGCCGGTCGCGCTGATCTCCGGGGGTGGCGCGGGCCACGAACCCGCGCACGCCGGGTACGTCGCGAGCGGCATGCTCACCGCGGCGGTCAGCGGCGGGGTCTTCTCCTCGCCGAGTGTCGATGCCGTGCTCGATGGGATCCGGGCCGTCACGGGCACCGGTGGCGCGTTGCTGATCGTGAAGTCCTACACCGGCGACCGGTTGAACTTCGGGCTGGCCGCGGAGTTGGCGCGCTCCGAGGGCTACGACGTGCGGATGGTCGTCGTCGGTGACGATGTGGCGCTCGCCGACGACGACGAGAACGCCGGACGTCGCGGCCTGGCCGGCACGGTGCTGGTGCACAAGACCGCGGGGGCGCTCGCGGAACGCGGCGGTTCGCTGGACGACGTCACCGCGCTCGCCCGGGCCGTCGCCACCGGCGTCGGCACGATGGGTCTGGGGCTCACGCCGTGTGTCGTGCCGGGTTCGGACGAGCCCGGTGCCGACATCGCCGAGGACGGCGTCGAGCTCGGCCTCGGCATCCACGGCGAACCGGGCGTCACCTCCGTCGACATGGCGCCGGCGGACGATCTGGCCGGGCGCCTGGTGGACGGCGTCGTGCAGGACCGCGGATTCGAGTCCGGCGCCCACGTCGTCGCACTCATCAACTCCACGGGTGGCACCCCGCCGATGGAGTTGGCGATCGTGGCACGTGCTGCAGTGAAACTCCTGCAGCAGAAAGGCATTCGCGTCGACCGGCTCTATCAGGGTCTGGTGATGACCAGCCTGGAGATGGCCGGATGCTCGGTCTCGCTGCTCGCGACCGATGTGCACCCCGACCTGCTCACACTCCTCGACGCGCCTACGGCATCGATCGGCTGGCCCAGTCGTGGTGCCTCCGACGTGCCTGGCCTGGTGCAGGTGGAGGTGCCCGCGGCTGCCTGGAGTCCGCAGGAGGAGGAAGGCGTCGACGACAGGATCTGCGCCGGCGGCATCGAGCGCGCCTGCAACGCACTCCTCGCGGCCGAGGAGGAGCTGACACTGATGGACAAGGTGGTCGGCGACGGTGACCTCGGGACCGCCCTGGCCCGCGGCGCCCGCTCGTGGCTGGGAGAGCCGCAGACCGGTGACGCACGTCATCAGCTGCGCGCGCTCGCAGCCGTCGTACGCCGCGAGGTCGGTGGCACCTCCGGCCCGTTGTACGCGGCCGGCTTGTTGAGGGCGGCCGAAGCCGTTGGGGCAGATGGTGATTGGGCAGCTGCCCTGCAGGCGGCCAGCGAGGGCGTGCAGGAGTTGGGTGGCGCGAAGGCGGGCGACCGCACGATGGTCGATGCGCTCGCGCCCGCTGCGACCGAGGCCACTGCGGGGCTGGGCGCCGCCCAGGCGGCTGCACGGCGGGGCGCCGACGCGACGACGTCCCAGGTGGCGCGTCGCGGGCGCTCCAGCTACCTGGGCGACCGGGTCAAAGGCCACCCGGACCCTGGCGCGGTCGCCGTCACGGTCTGGCTGGACGCGCTGTCGGACTGA
- a CDS encoding cysteine dioxygenase gives MTTLTAAPLTSTPRSGVHTPDQLLDIAHLFAHDWRLNALASISRDHAERHWIELASIPAVQVWAIAWPSGTGTGWHDHGIASGAFVVVSGALVEQAWHDGVRRTDLTDGQGKGFGADHVHDVQNLGSELAVSVHAYSPTLTDMTRYELQGDRLHRLGVDTAGDAW, from the coding sequence ATGACCACTCTCACCGCCGCCCCGCTCACCTCCACCCCGCGGTCCGGCGTCCACACACCGGACCAACTGCTCGACATCGCCCACCTCTTCGCGCACGACTGGCGCCTGAACGCACTGGCCTCGATCAGCCGGGACCACGCCGAACGGCACTGGATCGAGCTGGCATCGATCCCCGCCGTGCAGGTCTGGGCGATCGCCTGGCCCTCGGGCACCGGCACCGGATGGCACGACCACGGCATCGCCTCGGGAGCCTTCGTCGTCGTCTCCGGCGCACTCGTCGAGCAGGCCTGGCACGACGGCGTCCGCCGCACCGACCTGACCGACGGCCAGGGCAAGGGCTTCGGCGCGGATCACGTCCACGACGTCCAGAACCTCGGATCGGAGCTGGCTGTCTCGGTGCACGCCTACTCCCCGACGCTGACGGACATGACGCGGTACGAGCTGCAGGGCGATCGTCTGCACCGTCTCGGCGTCGACACCGCCGGCGACGCCTGGTGA
- a CDS encoding mycothiol transferase, which produces MSSDSAAALAGSLLTDAFGRVHELLPGIVHDLSTAELTWRPDRDANSVGWLVWHLTRVQDDHIAGLTGDDQVWTADGWVSRFALPYDDDTLGYGQSSAEVGEFAVDDPALLTGYHEATHRATIAALRGFSAADYDRVVDEHWDPPVTLGARVVSVLNDITQHAGQAAYVRGLLERRT; this is translated from the coding sequence ATGTCTTCGGATTCGGCTGCCGCTCTTGCTGGTTCGCTCCTGACCGACGCGTTCGGACGGGTCCACGAGCTCCTCCCGGGCATCGTGCACGACCTCAGTACGGCGGAGCTGACCTGGCGCCCCGACCGCGACGCGAACTCGGTGGGGTGGTTGGTCTGGCACCTGACGCGGGTGCAGGACGACCACATCGCCGGCCTTACCGGCGATGACCAGGTCTGGACGGCGGACGGCTGGGTGAGTCGCTTCGCCCTACCGTACGACGACGACACACTCGGCTATGGCCAGTCCAGCGCCGAGGTCGGCGAGTTCGCGGTCGACGACCCTGCCCTGCTGACCGGCTATCACGAGGCGACCCACCGGGCGACGATCGCTGCGCTGCGGGGCTTCTCGGCCGCCGACTACGACCGTGTGGTCGATGAGCACTGGGACCCGCCGGTCACCCTCGGCGCCCGGGTCGTGTCCGTGCTGAACGACATCACCCAGCACGCGGGCCAGGCCGCGTACGTGCGCGGGCTGCTCGAGCGGCGTACCTGA
- a CDS encoding Dps family protein, with product MAVRYTVPGVSTKDAEQLIKTLQKRLSAYNDLHLTLKHVHWNVIGPYFIAVHEMIDPQVDLVRGYADAVAERIATMGGSPSGTPGAIERDRTWKDYSIGRDTVLAHLGALDLVYNGVVEDNRKAIAAAGEIDPITEDMLIGQTAELEKFQWFVRAHLEDLGGNLASTDSSTEKGAAEATRTDA from the coding sequence ATGGCCGTGCGCTACACCGTCCCCGGAGTGTCCACCAAGGACGCCGAGCAGCTCATCAAGACCCTGCAGAAGCGGCTCAGCGCCTACAACGACCTGCACCTCACGCTGAAGCACGTGCACTGGAACGTCATCGGGCCGTACTTCATCGCGGTGCACGAGATGATCGACCCGCAGGTCGATCTGGTGCGTGGGTACGCCGACGCCGTGGCCGAGCGCATCGCCACCATGGGCGGCTCGCCCTCCGGGACGCCCGGTGCGATCGAGCGGGACCGCACCTGGAAGGACTACTCGATCGGCCGGGACACCGTCCTCGCACACCTCGGCGCGCTCGACCTGGTCTACAACGGCGTCGTCGAGGACAACCGCAAGGCGATCGCAGCAGCCGGCGAGATCGACCCGATCACCGAGGACATGCTCATCGGTCAGACCGCGGAGCTGGAGAAGTTCCAGTGGTTCGTCCGCGCGCACCTGGAGGACCTGGGCGGCAACCTGGCCAGCACCGACTCCAGCACCGAGAAGGGCGCGGCCGAGGCGACCCGCACGGACGCCTGA
- a CDS encoding NAD(P)H-binding protein: protein MTQSQRVLVTGASGYVGGRLIPELLRRGHSVAGGFYDVDKADGFWWSDRIDAVQLDVSDKEQVLAGLAGVHTAYYLIHGLGGDDFMQKDRDAAQTFADGARDAGVSRIVYLSGIVPPVDHDELSDHISSRLEVEDILTGSGIPTYALRAAILLGSGSTSFEIVRQLSERLPVHTVPTWMKSQVQPIAIVDAVKALAGCVDHDGQSRSYDIGGSERMPYSDLLALFTKVAGLTRPQIEIPLLPTALVGKLAGQFADVPGSTVESLVESLHEDMVCSETDFRRDLLPEGYELVGVEAAFDRALADPADDADPAELDPVGPWPNDPDWAGGRVEMDDDGTTHKKGLLRSVVDRITD, encoded by the coding sequence ATGACCCAGTCCCAGCGTGTCCTCGTCACCGGTGCCAGTGGATACGTGGGGGGACGGCTCATCCCGGAGCTGCTGCGCCGTGGACACTCCGTGGCCGGCGGCTTCTACGACGTCGACAAGGCCGACGGTTTCTGGTGGTCGGACCGGATCGACGCAGTGCAGCTCGACGTGTCGGACAAGGAGCAGGTGCTCGCCGGTCTCGCCGGGGTGCACACGGCGTACTACCTGATCCACGGTCTCGGCGGCGACGACTTCATGCAGAAGGACCGCGACGCCGCGCAGACGTTCGCCGACGGTGCGCGCGACGCCGGCGTCAGTCGCATCGTCTACCTGTCCGGCATCGTCCCTCCCGTGGACCACGACGAACTGTCGGACCACATCAGCTCGCGCCTGGAGGTCGAGGACATCCTGACCGGCTCCGGCATCCCGACGTACGCGTTGCGTGCCGCGATCCTCCTGGGCAGCGGCTCCACGTCGTTCGAGATCGTGCGCCAACTGTCCGAGCGACTCCCGGTGCACACCGTCCCCACCTGGATGAAGTCGCAGGTGCAGCCGATCGCCATCGTCGACGCCGTGAAGGCGCTGGCGGGCTGCGTCGACCACGACGGCCAATCGCGGTCATACGACATCGGTGGCTCCGAGCGGATGCCCTACTCCGACCTGCTCGCACTCTTCACCAAGGTCGCCGGCCTCACCCGCCCCCAGATCGAGATCCCGCTGCTGCCGACCGCGCTGGTCGGCAAGCTCGCCGGTCAGTTCGCGGACGTCCCCGGTTCGACGGTGGAGTCCCTGGTGGAGAGCCTGCACGAGGACATGGTCTGCTCCGAGACCGACTTCCGCCGCGATCTGCTGCCGGAGGGGTACGAACTGGTGGGGGTCGAGGCAGCCTTCGACCGGGCCCTTGCCGACCCGGCGGACGACGCCGACCCGGCCGAGCTGGACCCCGTCGGACCGTGGCCGAACGACCCGGACTGGGCCGGTGGCAGGGTCGAGATGGACGACGACGGGACGACGCACAAGAAGGGCCTGCTGCGCTCGGTCGTCGACCGCATCACCGACTGA
- a CDS encoding pyridoxamine 5'-phosphate oxidase family protein, with the protein MTSQAAHGSPVTQDDEARDTVWKLLDKARFCMMTTVDDNGRLVSRPMGVQQTDDDLLWFFAAADSPKVAELRADPRINLAFSDSDDFISLSGTAEVVHDPAKNRELWNKFAEAWLQAEPEDERVVLIKVTADTAEYWDTPAKPSRLVGIVRTLTTGEKPPGGDNKTVDL; encoded by the coding sequence ATGACATCGCAAGCTGCCCACGGATCGCCCGTCACGCAGGACGACGAGGCGCGCGACACCGTCTGGAAGCTGCTGGACAAGGCACGCTTCTGCATGATGACCACGGTCGACGACAACGGGCGCCTGGTGTCCCGGCCTATGGGTGTCCAGCAGACCGACGATGATCTGCTGTGGTTCTTCGCAGCCGCCGATTCGCCGAAAGTGGCTGAGCTGCGGGCCGATCCGCGGATCAACCTGGCGTTCTCCGACTCGGACGACTTCATCTCGCTGAGCGGTACGGCGGAGGTCGTGCACGACCCGGCCAAGAACCGGGAGCTGTGGAACAAGTTCGCCGAGGCATGGCTGCAGGCCGAGCCGGAGGACGAGCGGGTGGTGCTCATCAAGGTCACCGCGGACACGGCGGAGTACTGGGACACCCCGGCCAAGCCGTCGCGTCTCGTCGGCATCGTGCGCACCCTCACGACGGGTGAGAAGCCGCCGGGCGGTGACAACAAGACGGTCGATCTCTGA
- a CDS encoding 2'-5' RNA ligase family protein: MPFSSLDLSLDPASDEAVRAGWQALEQQEIPSEGRRTSPTHRPHLTLLAAPTVPPDILERAARDLRPLLPARLTARATVVFGRGPFVVAHLVVPDPVLRAAVADLRGDEGDLWIPHLTLSRKVPAGRLTDALRAAEGARPIVVVAQQLRHWDAIRHIVTPLT; this comes from the coding sequence GTGCCGTTCTCCTCGCTCGATCTGAGCCTCGACCCGGCGTCCGACGAAGCCGTGCGGGCCGGGTGGCAGGCACTGGAGCAGCAGGAGATCCCCTCCGAGGGGCGCCGCACCAGCCCGACGCACCGTCCCCACCTCACGCTGCTGGCCGCGCCGACGGTGCCTCCCGACATCCTGGAGCGTGCGGCCCGCGATCTGCGGCCCCTCCTGCCGGCTCGCCTGACCGCGCGCGCGACCGTCGTCTTCGGCCGCGGGCCCTTCGTCGTCGCGCACCTCGTCGTACCGGACCCGGTGCTGCGCGCAGCAGTCGCTGATCTGCGCGGCGACGAGGGCGACCTGTGGATCCCGCACCTGACGCTCTCACGCAAGGTGCCCGCAGGTCGTCTGACCGACGCGCTACGAGCCGCCGAGGGCGCTCGGCCCATCGTGGTCGTAGCACAGCAGCTGCGACATTGGGATGCAATCCGTCACATCGTCACGCCGCTGACCTAG
- a CDS encoding galactosyltransferase-related protein: MSAGERLALVTIAHGRHAHLAAQVEHLARGTRRPDRHVVVSMADEQIAPLLSGVPDTDVLSVDADPARLPLAAARNAGATAALDGGADSLMFLDVDCLPGVRLLERYAQVTSSAADSDGLTPVIWSGPVHYLPALERGEASYSATDLALSRPHPARPVPDGDRLLDEPRLELFWSLSFALTAATWQRLGGFCEDYVGYGAEDTDLARVLGRESGRLTWVGGATAYHQHHPTSTPPVQHVAPIVRNANVFHRRWGDYPMLGWLREFESQGLVRHDERTGEWSVCQDTRAVTTL; the protein is encoded by the coding sequence GTGAGCGCCGGTGAGCGCCTGGCGCTGGTGACGATCGCGCACGGTCGCCATGCGCACCTGGCCGCCCAGGTCGAGCATCTGGCGCGCGGCACCCGCCGTCCCGATCGGCACGTCGTCGTCTCGATGGCGGACGAACAGATCGCGCCACTGCTGTCGGGGGTGCCTGACACCGACGTGCTCTCGGTCGACGCCGACCCCGCACGTCTCCCCCTGGCCGCCGCGCGGAACGCCGGTGCCACCGCTGCTCTCGACGGCGGCGCGGACTCCCTGATGTTCCTCGACGTCGACTGCCTGCCCGGTGTCCGTCTGCTCGAGCGGTACGCGCAGGTCACCTCTTCAGCAGCAGACTCCGACGGTCTGACACCGGTGATCTGGAGCGGCCCCGTGCACTACCTGCCCGCGCTGGAGCGGGGCGAAGCGTCGTACAGCGCCACAGACCTGGCGCTCTCCCGACCACACCCCGCCCGCCCCGTGCCCGACGGTGACCGACTGCTGGACGAACCGCGGCTGGAGCTGTTCTGGTCGCTGTCCTTCGCGCTCACCGCGGCGACCTGGCAACGGCTCGGCGGGTTCTGCGAGGACTACGTCGGATATGGCGCAGAGGACACCGACCTCGCCCGCGTCCTGGGCCGCGAGAGCGGCCGCCTGACCTGGGTGGGCGGAGCGACCGCGTACCACCAGCACCATCCGACGAGCACGCCACCGGTCCAGCACGTCGCGCCGATCGTGCGCAATGCCAACGTCTTCCACCGTCGCTGGGGGGACTATCCGATGCTGGGTTGGCTGCGCGAGTTCGAATCGCAGGGCCTCGTGCGGCACGACGAGCGCACCGGCGAATGGTCGGTGTGCCAGGACACCCGCGCCGTCACGACGCTGTGA